The following proteins come from a genomic window of Terribacillus aidingensis:
- a CDS encoding ABC transporter ATP-binding protein gives MTAPLLAFKNVGYWYTDKQNPLFQSVNIDFYKNTFYTITGTSGSGKTTFLSLAGGLDKAKEGDIEYDGKSIRKMGLGKFRHDYVSIIFQSYNLIPYMTAYQNIASAMAITGKKVENQEDYILKMLTKVGISEEQAKQRVLTLSGGQQQRVAITRAFCCDTDLIVADEPTGNLDDKTSKEIVKLFTDLAHQENKCVIMVTHDPQIAAQSDVTIQLSNGSFRMLQHV, from the coding sequence ATGACAGCACCATTATTGGCATTCAAAAACGTTGGTTACTGGTACACGGATAAACAAAATCCGTTGTTCCAATCTGTGAATATCGACTTTTATAAAAACACCTTCTATACAATCACTGGTACATCCGGATCGGGCAAGACCACCTTCCTGTCTTTGGCAGGAGGGCTGGACAAAGCTAAGGAAGGAGACATCGAATATGACGGGAAATCGATCCGCAAAATGGGGCTCGGCAAATTCCGCCACGATTATGTCTCGATTATTTTCCAGTCTTATAATCTGATTCCTTACATGACAGCTTATCAAAATATTGCTTCGGCTATGGCTATCACCGGGAAAAAAGTGGAGAACCAAGAAGACTATATCTTAAAAATGCTGACAAAGGTCGGCATCTCCGAGGAGCAAGCGAAGCAGCGTGTTCTGACGCTCAGCGGCGGGCAGCAGCAGCGTGTGGCCATCACACGGGCTTTCTGCTGTGACACCGATTTGATAGTAGCAGATGAGCCTACTGGGAACCTGGACGATAAGACTTCCAAGGAAATTGTAAAGCTCTTTACCGACCTCGCTCACCAGGAGAACAAATGCGTCATCATGGTTACACATGATCCGCAAATCGCAGCCCAATCTGATGTGACGATTCAGCTATCCAATGGCAGTTTCCGTATGCTGCAGCATGTATAA
- a CDS encoding LacI family DNA-binding transcriptional regulator yields MSNIKQIAQMAGVSRSTVSRVLNHHPHVHEDTRRKVQQVIDKLDYIQNSNAVQLKKGRTNTIGVVSPSISHYFMQIVQGIAEAGTSCQYQTLLYQTNEKADQELQALEMLRQKRLDGLIILRCGLDWEKVATYTKYGPIMTCEPLQHPQIQSIYMNHYEGFQLGLEHLIEKGYNRIACTIGRAESRNSLERKKAFEDILQTHNLPVHPEWILDETFTVDDGRRALQELLNGKNMPDAVIHASDYVAAGMAAEARAQGISIPDELGLVGFESDQSDVAGLMELTHVRNPLKQMGAEAFRRMHAVLTETPYTPAELGFSLTERQSTARGVKQVQV; encoded by the coding sequence ATGAGTAATATCAAACAGATTGCACAGATGGCTGGCGTTTCCCGCAGCACTGTTTCACGTGTCCTCAATCACCATCCCCATGTCCATGAAGATACTCGGCGCAAAGTCCAGCAAGTCATTGATAAACTAGACTATATTCAAAATAGCAATGCAGTCCAGCTGAAAAAAGGCAGGACCAATACTATTGGTGTCGTCTCGCCTTCCATCAGTCATTATTTTATGCAAATTGTTCAAGGTATCGCCGAAGCTGGCACCTCCTGCCAATATCAAACCTTACTTTACCAAACGAATGAAAAAGCCGATCAGGAATTGCAGGCATTGGAAATGCTGCGTCAAAAGCGCTTGGACGGACTGATCATCCTGCGCTGCGGATTAGATTGGGAGAAAGTTGCCACTTATACAAAGTACGGACCGATTATGACATGTGAGCCTCTGCAGCATCCACAGATCCAATCCATCTATATGAATCATTACGAAGGGTTCCAGCTTGGGCTTGAGCATTTGATCGAAAAAGGCTATAACCGCATTGCCTGTACAATAGGAAGAGCCGAAAGCCGAAACAGCCTGGAACGGAAGAAGGCTTTTGAGGATATATTGCAAACACATAACCTTCCCGTCCATCCCGAATGGATCTTAGATGAGACATTCACCGTCGATGACGGACGCAGGGCCTTGCAGGAGCTTTTAAACGGTAAGAATATGCCTGATGCGGTCATCCACGCCAGTGATTACGTTGCGGCCGGCATGGCTGCCGAAGCTCGGGCGCAGGGAATCAGCATTCCTGATGAGCTGGGCTTGGTAGGTTTCGAATCCGATCAAAGCGATGTTGCTGGACTGATGGAGCTGACTCATGTCCGCAATCCACTCAAGCAGATGGGAGCGGAAGCATTTCGTCGCATGCATGCGGTATTAACGGAAACACCTTATACACCAGCCGAACTTGGCTTCTCTCTGACAGAGCGTCAGTCTACTGCCAGAGGTGTTAAGCAAGTCCAGGTATGA
- a CDS encoding Lin0512 family protein translates to MEKIMFIQTGFGVDVHGQDVTKAAVRAVVNAIHTNSMPGITSVLPDNDLHNMKVNIRLAVPADKDKLDIEQVKARIPYGTVTVEVIDGGMLTTSAIYLEEKQDKNDMMYIVNASVETGY, encoded by the coding sequence ATGGAAAAAATCATGTTCATACAAACCGGCTTCGGTGTCGATGTACACGGTCAAGACGTCACAAAAGCAGCGGTACGTGCAGTAGTCAATGCTATACATACAAATTCCATGCCTGGTATTACGAGCGTCCTGCCAGACAACGATTTGCATAATATGAAAGTAAATATCCGCTTGGCAGTCCCTGCTGATAAGGACAAGCTGGATATCGAGCAGGTCAAGGCCCGGATTCCATATGGTACTGTAACAGTAGAAGTAATCGATGGTGGTATGCTGACTACAAGCGCTATCTACTTAGAGGAGAAACAGGATAAAAACGATATGATGTATATCGTGAACGCTTCCGTCGAGACGGGATACTGA
- a CDS encoding amino acid permease, producing the protein MARNDRASNDLHKGLKNRHVQMIALGGAIGTGLFYGSASSIGLAGPAIALAYLVGGIMIFFIMRALGELSVDSPNSGSISYYAYQNLGNFFGFVSGWNYWFNYVAVSMAELTVVGIYVQYWFPSIPTWVTAFGFLVLITFINLLSVKLYGEFEFYFAIIKVIAIIGMIVLGLLIIFTGIGNGGVPTGFSNLFDEGGFMPNGWTGVILSLVLVMFSFGGVELVGITAGEVDTPKKTIPKAINQVVYRILIFYVGALLVIMSVFPWNQIDGQSSPFVQIFDGVGIPAAAGILNLVVLTAAVSAHNSSLYSNGRMLHSLAKQGNAPKFLGKVGKRTGAPVAAIFVSSGVAAIAVIVNYLFPEKVFSYLMAIATIAVIINWIMIVIIHLAFRKRIGKTAVSKLSFKMPLYPIANYMVLVFLVAVIVIMGFIPDYRLALFILPIWVIILSVGYKLKRK; encoded by the coding sequence ATGGCAAGAAATGATCGAGCATCAAATGATTTACACAAAGGTTTGAAAAATCGTCATGTGCAGATGATTGCACTTGGCGGAGCAATCGGAACAGGTTTGTTTTATGGTTCTGCTTCATCGATCGGACTGGCTGGGCCTGCAATTGCACTTGCGTACTTAGTCGGCGGTATCATGATTTTCTTCATCATGCGGGCACTAGGTGAGCTTTCTGTAGATTCTCCAAACTCTGGTTCCATCAGTTACTACGCTTATCAGAATTTAGGCAATTTCTTCGGATTTGTTTCCGGCTGGAATTATTGGTTCAATTATGTGGCAGTGAGCATGGCGGAGCTGACAGTCGTCGGTATCTATGTACAGTATTGGTTCCCGAGTATCCCTACTTGGGTCACGGCATTCGGTTTTCTGGTCTTGATTACATTTATCAACCTTTTGAGTGTCAAATTGTATGGTGAGTTCGAATTTTACTTTGCCATCATCAAAGTTATCGCAATTATCGGGATGATAGTTCTTGGCTTGCTTATAATCTTCACTGGTATTGGGAACGGCGGCGTACCGACCGGCTTCTCTAACTTGTTTGATGAGGGCGGCTTCATGCCGAATGGATGGACTGGCGTAATCTTATCCCTTGTCCTTGTCATGTTCAGTTTCGGCGGGGTTGAATTGGTGGGAATTACAGCAGGTGAAGTGGATACTCCAAAGAAGACGATACCGAAAGCAATTAATCAAGTTGTTTATCGGATATTGATTTTCTATGTAGGTGCATTGCTTGTTATCATGTCTGTCTTTCCTTGGAATCAAATCGATGGTCAAAGCAGTCCGTTCGTACAGATATTTGATGGCGTCGGAATTCCGGCTGCTGCAGGTATTCTGAATTTGGTCGTTCTGACTGCTGCGGTATCTGCGCATAACAGCAGTCTTTACAGCAACGGACGTATGCTGCACTCCTTGGCAAAGCAAGGGAATGCACCGAAGTTCTTGGGTAAAGTTGGTAAACGGACAGGAGCCCCAGTAGCGGCGATCTTTGTATCATCAGGGGTTGCAGCGATAGCAGTCATCGTAAACTACCTGTTTCCTGAAAAAGTGTTCAGTTATCTGATGGCGATTGCGACAATCGCTGTAATTATCAACTGGATCATGATTGTCATCATCCATTTAGCTTTTCGGAAGCGGATAGGAAAGACTGCAGTAAGTAAGCTATCTTTCAAAATGCCATTATATCCGATTGCCAACTATATGGTTCTGGTATTCTTAGTAGCAGTAATTGTGATAATGGGCTTTATACCGGATTACCGTCTGGCGCTGTTTATACTGCCGATTTGGGTGATCATTCTCTCGGTTGGTTACAAGCTGAAACGAAAATAA
- a CDS encoding immune inhibitor A domain-containing protein encodes MKKNKWMASAMAAVIGFSTFTLSFVPAQEAQAEATVEKTPAVTYSPKTAQSGGPFDSAIANEDKLIELLKEEGKISKDATEAEAQEVLNAYLKEREEKSAEAAKQPLPDELKEAAIDETVVSDTDKQNGNADNAASASKEKDKDKGKGKDKGKNKKVNNVKEEEYDGEVREDKVLVLAIDFPDYQNSSITPEETDMWYEDYTHDHFQNMIFGDDGYTGPDGQEFTSMKQYYEAQSGGSYTVDGEIAGWYTADHPAAYYGANDPAPDGSDTAARELVYEALTKAGQDPNVDLSEYDQWDRDDYDGDGVYHEPDGIIDHLMVIHAGVGEEAGGGSLGGDAIWSHRWNLGGLVAVPGGSSTSDRFDGQLAAYDYTIEPEDGAMGVFAHEYGHDLGLPDEYDTNYTGQGEAVAYWSIMASGSWAGDVPGTEPSGFSAYAKEYLQNAHGGNWLSGTTIEAEDLDGDKVELLLDEAVTKGTNNDVIRVNLPDKETEVTKPASGTYAYFSGKGNNVDNSMTTTVDLTSASSAELTFKTWYDIEQDWDYASVKVNGETVPGSITTTENPNEQNPGDGITGTSDGWVDATFDLSAYAGQEIELSLNYWTDVAVNNAGFYVDDIQVTADGSSVLTDDAEADSSFELAGFAQDKGVSLSEHYYLLEWRTHNGVDIGLDHIRRGDSLMSYNTGLLVWYVDNSYDNNWTGTHPGEGFLGVVDADQKALYWSDKSVASTRYQIHDAAFSKDKSEKMFLDYRATNGLTLKDNHTKSYDKFKDDKTYLNKALPDAGRNVPEYGLEFEVKEDSPDGTVGKIEISR; translated from the coding sequence TTGAAGAAGAATAAATGGATGGCTTCTGCGATGGCAGCAGTTATCGGATTTAGCACTTTTACATTATCATTTGTGCCAGCGCAGGAAGCCCAAGCCGAAGCAACTGTTGAAAAAACACCAGCTGTGACGTACTCGCCGAAAACTGCCCAAAGCGGCGGACCTTTCGACAGTGCAATTGCAAATGAGGATAAATTGATTGAATTGCTTAAAGAAGAAGGAAAGATCAGTAAGGATGCTACGGAAGCGGAAGCCCAGGAAGTATTGAATGCTTATCTAAAGGAACGGGAAGAAAAAAGCGCAGAAGCTGCTAAGCAGCCTTTGCCGGATGAGCTGAAAGAAGCTGCAATCGATGAAACAGTGGTTAGTGACACTGATAAGCAGAATGGCAATGCCGACAATGCTGCAAGTGCATCCAAAGAGAAAGACAAAGACAAAGGAAAAGGTAAGGATAAAGGTAAAAATAAGAAAGTAAATAACGTGAAGGAAGAAGAGTATGACGGAGAAGTGCGGGAAGACAAAGTACTCGTCCTCGCAATTGACTTCCCTGATTACCAGAACAGCTCTATCACACCGGAAGAAACGGATATGTGGTACGAAGATTATACACATGATCACTTCCAAAACATGATCTTTGGTGATGATGGCTATACTGGTCCGGATGGCCAGGAGTTCACTTCCATGAAGCAGTATTATGAGGCACAATCCGGCGGCAGCTATACTGTCGACGGAGAAATTGCCGGATGGTACACAGCAGATCATCCTGCAGCTTACTATGGTGCCAACGATCCTGCTCCAGATGGCAGTGATACTGCTGCGCGGGAATTGGTCTACGAAGCACTAACGAAGGCTGGACAAGATCCGAACGTCGACTTGAGCGAGTACGATCAGTGGGATCGCGATGACTATGATGGCGATGGCGTTTACCATGAGCCAGACGGTATCATCGACCACTTGATGGTCATTCACGCAGGTGTCGGTGAAGAAGCGGGCGGCGGAAGCCTTGGCGGCGATGCAATCTGGTCTCACCGCTGGAATCTTGGCGGTCTTGTTGCAGTCCCTGGCGGAAGCTCCACTAGTGACCGCTTTGACGGACAGCTTGCTGCTTACGACTATACAATTGAACCGGAAGACGGAGCTATGGGGGTATTCGCGCATGAATACGGCCATGACCTAGGCTTGCCGGATGAGTATGATACGAACTATACCGGCCAAGGGGAAGCGGTTGCTTATTGGTCCATCATGGCAAGCGGAAGCTGGGCTGGTGATGTACCTGGAACAGAGCCATCTGGATTCAGTGCCTATGCGAAGGAATATCTGCAAAACGCACATGGCGGCAACTGGCTGAGCGGTACGACGATCGAAGCAGAGGACTTGGATGGAGATAAAGTAGAACTGCTGCTGGACGAAGCTGTGACAAAAGGTACGAACAACGATGTAATTCGTGTAAACCTGCCTGATAAAGAGACCGAAGTCACAAAACCTGCAAGCGGCACGTATGCTTACTTCAGTGGTAAAGGCAATAATGTTGATAACAGCATGACAACGACTGTTGATTTGACCAGTGCCTCTTCTGCTGAACTGACATTCAAGACTTGGTATGATATTGAACAAGATTGGGATTATGCCTCTGTCAAAGTGAACGGGGAAACTGTTCCTGGCAGCATTACGACTACAGAAAATCCGAACGAACAGAATCCTGGTGATGGTATCACTGGTACATCTGATGGCTGGGTGGATGCTACCTTTGATTTGAGTGCTTATGCTGGCCAGGAAATAGAGCTTTCCTTGAACTATTGGACGGATGTAGCTGTAAACAACGCTGGATTCTACGTGGATGACATCCAAGTGACAGCTGATGGCAGCTCTGTCCTGACAGACGATGCTGAAGCTGACAGTAGTTTTGAGCTAGCTGGATTCGCACAAGATAAAGGTGTTTCCCTTTCCGAGCACTACTACTTGCTGGAATGGCGTACGCATAATGGCGTTGATATCGGCCTTGACCATATCCGCCGTGGTGACAGCTTGATGAGCTACAATACCGGTCTTCTAGTCTGGTACGTCGATAATTCTTATGACAACAACTGGACTGGGACACATCCGGGTGAAGGCTTCCTAGGTGTAGTGGATGCCGATCAGAAGGCACTTTACTGGAGTGATAAATCAGTAGCTTCCACTCGTTATCAAATTCATGATGCTGCCTTCAGCAAAGATAAATCTGAGAAGATGTTCCTCGATTATCGTGCTACGAATGGCTTGACGCTGAAAGATAATCACACAAAGAGCTATGATAAGTTCAAGGATGATAAAACTTATTTGAATAAAGCCCTTCCTGACGCTGGACGTAACGTTCCAGAGTATGGACTTGAGTTTGAGGTCAAAGAAGACAGCCCGGATGGTACAGTAGGGAAGATTGAAATTTCCCGCTAA
- a CDS encoding ABC transporter permease: MNFLKRAFWSMKAKKGKTLLQLVVFTVICVFVLSGLTIQSAAKASSELARQELGGSVTLQVDREAAMEKQQSEQSESDGPPQFTSTPISLDDAESIAALDHVKSYNYSVSASANAEDFDIIESSTSTDSSDTESEQAPGGDQGRGGMVQADLTVNGTLTSDEADSFSDGEAEIVDGRGIEESDAGSNVAVIEQTLAEENDLAIGDTINISAASDEDTTQELEIIGIYETSSAGSDQAMNFSFLNPYNTIYVPYTAANTLKGEDYTDTVESVTYQMDDAENIDAFIAAAEKTDVDFDVYQLDANDDLYQQMVGPIENVASFAKNIVYLVTIAGAIILALIVMLSIRERKYEMGVLMAIGEKKWKLAGQFITEIFVIAIVAVGLSSIFGNPIANVLGNQLLDQQTTASAETASTSMQQGPGGGGMMGGGGPGQAVSDAFSQPSEAISSLNINVTWENILILGGIGLAVAIIAALIPSISILRLQPKNILTKQE, translated from the coding sequence ATGAATTTCTTGAAACGTGCTTTCTGGAGCATGAAAGCAAAAAAAGGAAAGACCTTATTACAATTGGTGGTTTTCACCGTCATATGTGTATTCGTACTATCGGGGCTTACAATTCAATCAGCAGCCAAGGCATCCAGTGAATTGGCAAGACAGGAGCTGGGTGGCTCTGTCACACTGCAAGTCGACCGGGAAGCAGCGATGGAGAAGCAGCAGAGTGAGCAAAGCGAGTCAGACGGCCCGCCGCAGTTCACCAGCACACCAATCAGTCTGGATGACGCAGAGTCAATCGCAGCTTTAGATCATGTGAAGAGCTACAACTATTCTGTTTCAGCTTCTGCTAATGCGGAAGACTTCGATATTATCGAAAGCAGCACATCCACAGACAGCAGTGACACAGAAAGTGAACAGGCTCCTGGCGGTGACCAAGGCCGCGGCGGTATGGTTCAAGCAGATCTTACCGTAAACGGTACGCTGACCAGTGATGAAGCAGATAGCTTCAGTGATGGCGAAGCAGAAATCGTAGACGGACGAGGAATTGAAGAATCAGACGCTGGCAGCAACGTTGCTGTCATCGAGCAGACACTTGCCGAGGAAAATGATCTAGCCATTGGGGATACAATCAATATCAGCGCTGCTAGTGATGAAGATACAACACAAGAGCTGGAAATTATCGGTATTTACGAAACAAGTTCAGCAGGAAGCGACCAAGCAATGAACTTCTCCTTCCTGAATCCGTATAACACGATTTATGTTCCATATACAGCAGCTAATACGCTAAAAGGTGAAGACTATACGGATACAGTAGAATCTGTAACGTATCAAATGGACGATGCTGAAAACATCGATGCATTCATTGCCGCAGCAGAGAAAACGGATGTCGACTTCGACGTGTATCAACTGGATGCAAACGATGATCTGTACCAGCAAATGGTTGGACCAATCGAAAACGTTGCTAGTTTTGCGAAAAACATCGTCTATCTTGTAACCATTGCAGGTGCGATTATCCTTGCATTGATCGTTATGCTATCCATCCGGGAGCGTAAATATGAAATGGGTGTGCTTATGGCGATCGGTGAGAAGAAATGGAAGCTGGCAGGACAGTTCATTACAGAAATCTTTGTGATTGCCATTGTCGCGGTCGGATTGTCTTCCATATTCGGAAATCCGATTGCGAACGTACTAGGTAACCAGCTGTTAGATCAGCAAACAACGGCATCTGCCGAGACTGCATCTACGTCCATGCAGCAAGGACCTGGCGGTGGTGGTATGATGGGCGGCGGTGGCCCAGGACAAGCTGTCTCTGATGCATTCAGTCAGCCAAGTGAAGCAATCAGCAGTCTGAATATTAATGTGACATGGGAAAATATCTTGATACTTGGCGGTATCGGATTGGCTGTAGCCATCATTGCAGCACTTATCCCATCCATCTCGATCCTTCGACTTCAGCCGAAAAACATTTTGACGAAACAAGAATAG
- a CDS encoding 8-oxo-dGTP diphosphatase encodes MIEHKIYNMVMIHNEDQVLLLDRQHDDFRGFIPPGGKVDFPESLTASAIREVKEETGLDVWNLEYKGIQHYVNDEQNVRYLIFYYITESFSGTLLTDSREGNPSWFQNSEAMELPMQDVVRTVFPLFFQEGTFELYLHAESEASDYTEEILHT; translated from the coding sequence ATGATCGAGCACAAGATCTATAATATGGTGATGATACATAATGAGGATCAGGTGCTTCTGCTGGATCGTCAGCATGATGACTTCCGCGGATTCATCCCGCCTGGCGGGAAGGTGGACTTTCCTGAGAGTCTCACTGCAAGCGCAATTCGCGAGGTGAAGGAAGAGACAGGACTGGACGTATGGAATCTGGAGTATAAAGGCATACAGCACTACGTGAACGATGAACAAAATGTCCGTTATCTGATCTTCTATTATATAACTGAATCTTTTTCCGGCACACTGCTGACAGATTCCAGAGAAGGCAATCCATCATGGTTCCAGAATTCTGAAGCGATGGAACTGCCAATGCAGGATGTAGTCCGCACTGTCTTTCCGTTATTCTTCCAGGAAGGTACATTTGAATTGTACCTGCATGCTGAATCTGAAGCTTCTGATTACACGGAAGAAATACTGCATACATAA
- a CDS encoding response regulator transcription factor has translation MENIKVLVVDDEQTITQFLMLGLQNEGYIVESAADGMQAIAKADQFEPHIIILDVMMPGMDGFEVCRMLKKKGRKLSIIMLTARDQVDDRVKGLNGGADDYLVKPFSFEELLARMQARIRNQFPELGDSLVAGPLRIDDRRKEIYLEEELLQLSPTEYELLKYLAMNQGIVLSKALILDKVWGYAFGGEENIVEVYIRSLREKLHDKDRQLIRTIRGAGYRLDVR, from the coding sequence ATGGAGAACATAAAAGTATTAGTCGTCGATGATGAACAGACAATCACACAGTTCCTGATGCTTGGATTGCAAAATGAAGGCTATATTGTTGAGAGTGCAGCTGATGGTATGCAGGCTATTGCCAAAGCAGATCAGTTCGAGCCACATATCATCATATTAGATGTCATGATGCCGGGGATGGATGGCTTTGAGGTGTGCCGGATGCTGAAAAAGAAAGGACGGAAGCTTTCTATCATTATGCTGACAGCAAGGGATCAAGTGGACGATCGTGTGAAAGGATTGAATGGTGGTGCGGATGACTACTTGGTCAAACCGTTCAGTTTTGAAGAACTGCTAGCCAGAATGCAGGCACGGATTCGCAATCAATTTCCGGAACTGGGCGATTCCCTTGTAGCGGGGCCTTTACGAATAGATGACCGCCGAAAGGAAATCTACTTGGAGGAAGAGCTGCTGCAGCTTTCTCCGACAGAGTATGAGCTGTTAAAATACCTTGCTATGAACCAAGGGATTGTGCTCAGCAAGGCACTTATCCTCGATAAAGTATGGGGATATGCATTTGGCGGAGAAGAAAATATTGTAGAAGTGTATATCCGTTCTCTGCGGGAAAAGCTCCACGATAAAGATCGGCAGCTGATTCGCACAATCCGGGGGGCAGGCTATCGCCTGGATGTCAGATGA
- a CDS encoding ATP-binding protein, with amino-acid sequence MKRIPRLKPRTLNKQIVALSCLILAIILTVVGILQYFLMKDFLYQNEADAMQSQLHSLPPALLEQNDNMHQPFLFDRSLARIDTSGNYTDLSEENGLSSPRLEQEELRKYMNSRDDKSARYIVTEDEDGNEQLVVIVADRRFGDISGYLQAGTETASINDVINGQLQVFFLLAIVALAAGILLYTRVIKKALDPLHRIIRRVERTNAENLSERMEEESEQIEIKRLTVAFNQMVERIDSSFKSEREAKELMQQFIADASHELRTPLTSIHGFLEVLLRGAADNPAQLYPALESMLKESKRIKKLVEDLLLLTKLDQSEDMQLQDLEVSTVLEEMMPHFDMLAGSRKVQFSVSEHQIIAADKDKLKQVLLNLFYNAVQHTDAEHGEIDIILGATEHVAEIVVKDNGSGIPKAHLSHVFDRFYRSDSSRTRQQGGAGLGLSISHSIVKAHHGTIEVESEEGKGTIFRVLLPKKRRNP; translated from the coding sequence ATGAAGCGAATACCCAGATTAAAGCCAAGAACCTTGAATAAGCAGATTGTTGCGTTATCCTGTCTTATTCTTGCCATTATCCTGACAGTCGTCGGTATCTTACAATACTTCTTGATGAAAGATTTCCTATATCAGAATGAGGCAGATGCGATGCAGTCACAGCTGCATTCGCTTCCGCCAGCATTGCTTGAACAAAATGATAATATGCATCAGCCATTTCTATTCGATCGTTCTTTAGCCAGAATCGATACATCTGGTAACTACACAGATTTATCAGAGGAGAACGGCTTATCGAGTCCGCGCTTGGAGCAGGAAGAGCTTCGCAAGTATATGAACAGCAGGGATGATAAGTCCGCCAGATACATCGTGACGGAAGATGAAGACGGCAATGAGCAGCTCGTTGTCATTGTCGCTGACAGACGGTTCGGCGATATTAGCGGTTATTTACAGGCAGGGACGGAGACCGCTTCGATCAACGATGTCATCAATGGGCAGCTGCAGGTATTTTTCCTGCTGGCTATCGTGGCATTGGCTGCAGGCATCCTGCTTTACACACGAGTGATCAAAAAAGCGCTCGATCCGCTGCATCGGATAATCAGAAGGGTAGAGCGGACGAATGCGGAGAATTTGTCCGAGCGGATGGAAGAGGAATCTGAGCAAATCGAAATCAAACGGCTTACAGTCGCCTTCAATCAAATGGTGGAGAGAATCGACAGCTCGTTCAAGTCGGAACGGGAAGCAAAAGAACTAATGCAACAGTTCATTGCGGATGCATCTCATGAACTGCGAACGCCGCTTACTTCCATTCACGGGTTTTTGGAGGTACTGCTTCGAGGAGCTGCAGATAACCCAGCCCAGCTCTATCCAGCCCTTGAAAGCATGCTCAAGGAATCGAAGCGGATCAAGAAGCTGGTAGAGGATTTGCTTTTACTCACCAAGCTGGATCAGTCTGAGGATATGCAGCTGCAGGATCTGGAGGTAAGTACTGTACTGGAGGAAATGATGCCGCATTTTGATATGCTTGCCGGCAGCAGGAAAGTACAGTTTTCGGTGTCTGAGCATCAGATAATAGCTGCTGATAAAGATAAATTGAAACAAGTGTTATTAAATCTGTTTTATAATGCAGTCCAGCATACAGACGCAGAGCATGGAGAAATCGATATCATCCTTGGGGCAACAGAACATGTTGCTGAGATCGTCGTGAAAGATAATGGTTCTGGTATACCAAAAGCGCATCTTTCCCACGTGTTCGATCGATTTTATCGAAGTGACAGTTCACGCACACGCCAGCAAGGCGGTGCGGGTCTTGGTCTATCCATCAGCCATTCTATCGTCAAAGCGCACCATGGTACGATAGAAGTGGAGAGTGAAGAAGGCAAAGGCACTATCTTCCGAGTGCTGCTACCTAAAAAAAGAAGGAACCCGTAA
- a CDS encoding NUDIX hydrolase produces the protein MNYVENLRKYVGHQPVILVGALCLLFDEMQHVLLQKRIHPPETWGLPGGLMELGESAEQTAAREVLEETGLTVEELKLVDVYSGKDNFAVAANGDEFYNVTIVYQTSKFHGELMLDEAESMQLGFFPLDELPEKMVRSHRRFIKEFSEKG, from the coding sequence GTGAACTATGTAGAGAATCTTCGGAAGTACGTCGGGCATCAGCCTGTCATATTAGTTGGGGCATTATGCCTTCTTTTTGATGAAATGCAGCATGTCCTTTTACAGAAACGAATCCACCCGCCCGAAACGTGGGGCTTGCCTGGAGGATTGATGGAACTTGGTGAATCAGCTGAACAGACAGCTGCCAGGGAAGTGCTGGAAGAAACAGGACTGACAGTGGAGGAATTGAAGCTGGTTGATGTGTATTCCGGAAAAGATAATTTTGCCGTAGCTGCGAATGGTGATGAATTTTACAATGTGACAATCGTGTACCAGACAAGTAAGTTTCACGGAGAATTAATGCTGGATGAAGCAGAGTCTATGCAGCTGGGCTTTTTCCCGCTTGATGAACTGCCGGAAAAGATGGTCAGGAGCCATCGCCGATTTATAAAGGAATTCAGTGAAAAGGGGTAG